A window of Sebastes umbrosus isolate fSebUmb1 chromosome 3, fSebUmb1.pri, whole genome shotgun sequence contains these coding sequences:
- the LOC119484704 gene encoding 85/88 kDa calcium-independent phospholipase A2-like, which translates to MLDVCLLTHSKPLQVVVSSVDVFRPSNPLELAKSFAGAKELGKMLVDCSTDSDGCAVDRAGAWCEMIDTIYHRLSPQLSQEVMLDEVSDAVLVDMLWETQMYLYEKRENLQSLAKVLLNK; encoded by the exons GTAAACCTCTTCAGGTGGTGGTgagctctgtggatgttttcCGACCCTCCAACCCTCTGGAGCTGGCCAAGAGCTTCGCGGGAGCCAAGGAGCTGGGCAAGATGCTGGTGGACTGT TCTACAGACTCTGATGGCTGTGCAGTGGACAGAGCCGGAGCCTGGTGTGAAATGATCGACACCATCTACCACAG ATTGAGTCCCCAGCTGTCTCAGGAGGTGATGCTGGATGAGGTGAGTGACGCGGTCCTGGTGGACATGCTGTGGGAGACCCAGATGTACCTGTACGAGAAGAGGGAAAACCTGCAGTCTCTGGCAAAGGTGCTGCTGAACAAATGA
- the LOC119484679 gene encoding uncharacterized protein LOC119484679 isoform X2: protein MSAESNFTLTIKDLTESDENFYCCRETTDKPENCWGNSIQLRVADLQVKVIPTTEGQTVTLICSTSCPLTENPAVYIWYKNREFLYQDWSPWYQQLVSSEEAVTYSCAIKGYEDLRAPQVSVDSVSSTCFKVTYAKGRMCSSQQTSEDEPCSITYPTEVHVQMSPAAVPDHVRVTCNSSCPPTAFIRYKNKHLVITEEVIVPTTSTQSFFCAVKGREDLHSAEVCLDNSNCLSVNYVSRRICALEGSSVNISSEYPENQQPKDKLWHKIKRSGKERVEERMKAEGRVTYHDNMKNHHILRINNLKKDDSAEYIFTLQKPGVYLVVTGLKVQFSPSAVVTEDQRVTLTCSTSCPLTDNTNYIWFFNSRPLTLTENQNKHLVLDPVRSQHAGNYSCAVRTHNNSSSHEETLTVQSMRGKWTPAAAAGVCAALLVIIPLSVFCWIRKRTSRQSPRTETSDNLEQVNSGPVYDDISAQPTEQDDLHYSRVHFPQNQSDLLYSTVQTHPPQEQDLTSYAVVNFRPNTTPEHDGQAVDP from the exons ATGTCTGCAGAGAGTAACTTCACTCTGACAATCAAAGATCTGACAGAAAGTGATGAAAACTTTTACTGCTGCAGAGAAACTACTGACAAACCAGAAAACTGCTGGGGAAACAGTATTCAGCTCCGTGTTGCAG ACCTGCAGGTGAAGGTGATTCCCaccacagagggacagacagtaACACTGATATGTAGCACCAGCTGTCCTCTGACTGAAAACCCTGCAGTCTACATCTGGTACAAGAACAGAGAGTTCCTCTATCAGGACTGGTCTCCCTGGTACCAACAGCTGGTCAGCAGTGAGGAAGCAGTCACATACTCCTGTGCTATCAAAGGCTACGAGGACCTCAGAGCCCCTCAAGTCTCAGTGG ATTCTGTCTCATCGACCTGCTTTAAAGTGACCTATGCTAAAGGGAGGATGTGTTCTTCTCAGCAGACATCAGAGGATGAGCCCTGCTCCATCACATATCCAACAG AAGTACATGTTCAAATGAGTCCTGCAGCCGTACCAGACCATGTCAGAGTGACCTGTAACTCCAGCTGTCCTCCAACTGCCTTTATACGGTATAAGAACAAACATTTAGTGATAACGGAAGAGGTTATAGTTCCCACCACTTCTACTCAAAGTTTCTTCTGTGCTGTAAAAGGCCGTGAGGATCTGCACTCTGCTGAAGTCT GTCTTGATAACAGCAACTGCTTGAGTGTGAATTATGTCAGCAGGAGAATCTGTGCTCTGGAAGGTTCTTCAGTGAACATTTCTAGTGAATATCCTGAGAACCAGCAGCCTAAAGATAAATTATGGCATAAAATAAAGAGAAGTGGGAAAGAAAGAGTTGAAGAGCGAATGAAGGCTGAAGGTCGTGTGACGTATCATGACAACATGAAGAATCACCACATCCTGAGAATCAATAACCTGAAGAAGGATGACTCAGCAGAATACATATTCACACTCCAGAAACCTGGAGTGTATTTAGTTGTCACAG GTCTGAAAGTTCAGTTTAGTCCTTCTGCAGTGGTGACAGAGGACCAGAGAGTCACACTGACCTGCAGTACCAGCTGTCCTCTGACtgacaacacaaactacatctGGTTCTTCAACAGTCGACCTCTGACCCTGACAGAGaaccaaaacaaacacctgGTTCTAGACCCAGTCAGAAGTCAGCATGCAGGAAACTACTCCTGTGCTGTCAGAAcccacaacaacagcagctctcATGAAGAGACTCTCACTGTCCAGAGTATGAGGGGGAAATggacaccagcagcagctgcaggagtCTGTGCTGCTCTCCTGGTTATAATACccctctctgtcttctgctggatcag AAAGAGGACTTCCAGACAATCTCCTAGAACTGAAACATCAGACAACTTGGAGCag GTAAACTCTGGTCCTGTGTATGACGACATCTCAGCTCAACCAACAGAGCAGGATGATCTTCATTATAGCAGAGTCCACTTCCCTCAGAACCAATCAGATCTTCTCTACAGCACAGTCCAGACACATCCGCCTCAAGAACAAGATCTCACCTCCTACGCTGTTGTCAACTTCAGACCCAACACAACCCCTGA GCATGATGGCCAGGCAGTGGATCCCTAG
- the LOC119484679 gene encoding uncharacterized protein LOC119484679 isoform X1, with protein MSAESNFTLTIKDLTESDENFYCCRETTDKPENCWGNSIQLRVADLQVKVIPTTEGQTVTLICSTSCPLTENPAVYIWYKNREFLYQDWSPWYQQLVSSEEAVTYSCAIKGYEDLRAPQVSVDSVSSTCFKVTYAKGRMCSSQQTSEDEPCSITYPTEVHVQMSPAAVPDHVRVTCNSSCPPTAFIRYKNKHLVITEEVIVPTTSTQSFFCAVKGREDLHSAEVCLDNSNCLSVNYVSRRICALEGSSVNISSEYPENQQPKDKLWHKIKRSGKERVEERMKAEGRVTYHDNMKNHHILRINNLKKDDSAEYIFTLQKPGVYLVVTGLKVQFSPSAVVTEDQRVTLTCSTSCPLTDNTNYIWFFNSRPLTLTENQNKHLVLDPVRSQHAGNYSCAVRTHNNSSSHEETLTVQSMRGKWTPAAAAGVCAALLVIIPLSVFCWIRRKRTSRQSPRTETSDNLEQVNSGPVYDDISAQPTEQDDLHYSRVHFPQNQSDLLYSTVQTHPPQEQDLTSYAVVNFRPNTTPEHDGQAVDP; from the exons ATGTCTGCAGAGAGTAACTTCACTCTGACAATCAAAGATCTGACAGAAAGTGATGAAAACTTTTACTGCTGCAGAGAAACTACTGACAAACCAGAAAACTGCTGGGGAAACAGTATTCAGCTCCGTGTTGCAG ACCTGCAGGTGAAGGTGATTCCCaccacagagggacagacagtaACACTGATATGTAGCACCAGCTGTCCTCTGACTGAAAACCCTGCAGTCTACATCTGGTACAAGAACAGAGAGTTCCTCTATCAGGACTGGTCTCCCTGGTACCAACAGCTGGTCAGCAGTGAGGAAGCAGTCACATACTCCTGTGCTATCAAAGGCTACGAGGACCTCAGAGCCCCTCAAGTCTCAGTGG ATTCTGTCTCATCGACCTGCTTTAAAGTGACCTATGCTAAAGGGAGGATGTGTTCTTCTCAGCAGACATCAGAGGATGAGCCCTGCTCCATCACATATCCAACAG AAGTACATGTTCAAATGAGTCCTGCAGCCGTACCAGACCATGTCAGAGTGACCTGTAACTCCAGCTGTCCTCCAACTGCCTTTATACGGTATAAGAACAAACATTTAGTGATAACGGAAGAGGTTATAGTTCCCACCACTTCTACTCAAAGTTTCTTCTGTGCTGTAAAAGGCCGTGAGGATCTGCACTCTGCTGAAGTCT GTCTTGATAACAGCAACTGCTTGAGTGTGAATTATGTCAGCAGGAGAATCTGTGCTCTGGAAGGTTCTTCAGTGAACATTTCTAGTGAATATCCTGAGAACCAGCAGCCTAAAGATAAATTATGGCATAAAATAAAGAGAAGTGGGAAAGAAAGAGTTGAAGAGCGAATGAAGGCTGAAGGTCGTGTGACGTATCATGACAACATGAAGAATCACCACATCCTGAGAATCAATAACCTGAAGAAGGATGACTCAGCAGAATACATATTCACACTCCAGAAACCTGGAGTGTATTTAGTTGTCACAG GTCTGAAAGTTCAGTTTAGTCCTTCTGCAGTGGTGACAGAGGACCAGAGAGTCACACTGACCTGCAGTACCAGCTGTCCTCTGACtgacaacacaaactacatctGGTTCTTCAACAGTCGACCTCTGACCCTGACAGAGaaccaaaacaaacacctgGTTCTAGACCCAGTCAGAAGTCAGCATGCAGGAAACTACTCCTGTGCTGTCAGAAcccacaacaacagcagctctcATGAAGAGACTCTCACTGTCCAGAGTATGAGGGGGAAATggacaccagcagcagctgcaggagtCTGTGCTGCTCTCCTGGTTATAATACccctctctgtcttctgctggatcag AAGAAAGAGGACTTCCAGACAATCTCCTAGAACTGAAACATCAGACAACTTGGAGCag GTAAACTCTGGTCCTGTGTATGACGACATCTCAGCTCAACCAACAGAGCAGGATGATCTTCATTATAGCAGAGTCCACTTCCCTCAGAACCAATCAGATCTTCTCTACAGCACAGTCCAGACACATCCGCCTCAAGAACAAGATCTCACCTCCTACGCTGTTGTCAACTTCAGACCCAACACAACCCCTGA GCATGATGGCCAGGCAGTGGATCCCTAG